The proteins below come from a single Miscanthus floridulus cultivar M001 chromosome 1, ASM1932011v1, whole genome shotgun sequence genomic window:
- the LOC136492613 gene encoding protein WIR1A-like — protein MGRQQQQLCMVFLMAFLVVSTMDAVRVAAGRALGQVSYGALIPGGTPSVPRGQPYTGRSCTRIYECMPPAAAATAAGAGGAP, from the exons ATggggaggcagcagcagcagctttgcATGGTGTTCCTGATGGCGTTCCTCGTCGTCTCTACCATGGACGCCGTCCGCGTGGCCGCAG GGAGAGCGCTAGGGCAGGTGAGCTACGGAGCCTTGATCCCCGGCGGCACGCCTTCCGTGCCTCGTGGCCAGCCATACACTGGCCGCTCTTGCACAAGAATCTACGAATGTATGCCGCCTGCTGCTGCCGCTACTGCTGCCGGCGCCGGCGGAGCGCCATGA